One Gadus chalcogrammus isolate NIFS_2021 chromosome 4, NIFS_Gcha_1.0, whole genome shotgun sequence DNA segment encodes these proteins:
- the nnt gene encoding NAD(P) transhydrogenase, mitochondrial, producing MTSLLRVVAASCSAPVFSGLACAKIQSARAVKLPCVRYFRTQQALARCAAPGIPYKQLTVGVPKEVFLDERRVALSPAGVQALIKQGFNVVVEAGAGDASKFPDEMYVQAGAAIRDAKDVLASDVLVKVRAPLVNEIELMKESATLFSFVYPAQNPELLELLAQKKATVLAMDQVPRVTIAQGFDALSSMANISGYKAVVLAANSFGRFFTGQITAAGKVPPAKVLIIGGGVAGLAAAGTARAMGAIVRGFDTRAAALEQFKSLGAEPLEVDFKESGEGQGGYAKEMSPEFIEAEMKLFAKQCLEVDILISTALIPGRKAPILITTPMVESMKDGSVVVDLAAEAGGNIETTVPGELSVHKGVTHVGFTDLPSRLPTQSSTLYSNNITKLIRAISPGTDNFHFNVKEEFDYGTMDHVIRGSVVMQDGRNLFPAPQPNNLPVAAPPKSKSVKELAAEKAAEVSPFRTNLTTASIYTGGFGTLLGLGLSAPNAGFTQMVTVFGLAGIVGYHTVWGVSSALHSPLMSVTNAISGLTAVGGLSLMGGGYTPTNTAETLAVLAAFISSVNIAGGFLVTKKMLDMFKRPTDPPEYNYLYLLPTGVFVGGYGAALQAGYNIEQMMYLGSGLCCVGALAGLSNQKTARLGNALGMMGVAGGIAAALGYLKPSPELLAQMSVAMAVGGTAGLGIAKRIQISDLPQLVAAFHSLVGLAAVLTCVAEYMIEYPHFATDPAANFIKIVAYMGTFIGGVTFSGSLVAYGNCKGTLSSAPLALPGRHAINATLMAASVAGMIPYMMDPSYLTGITCLGSVSALSAIMGVTLTAAIGGAEYRPPRGAPPPTPHCQWCWCHSYSGWALCAEGFLLNNNLLTIVGALIGSSGAILSYIMCVAMNRSLTNVILGGYGTSSTGSGKPMEITGTHTEVNVDQTVEMIKDAQSIIITPGYGLCAAKAQYPIAELVKMLSEAGKQVRFGVHPVAGRMPGQLNVLLAEAGVPYDIVLEMEEINDDFKETDLVMVIGANDTVNSASQEDPNSIIAGMPVLEVWKAKQVVVMKRSLGVGYAAVDNPIFYKPNTAMLLGDAKKTCDALAAKVRESHDQ from the exons ggatcCCCTACAAGCAGCTGACGGTGGGCGTCCCTAAGGAAGTGTTTCTGGACGAGCGCCGCGTGGCCCTGTCCCCCGCCGGGGTGCAGGCGCTCATCAAGCAGGGCTTCAACGTGGTGGTGGAGGCCGGCGCCGGCGACGCCTCCAAGTTCCCCGACGAGATGTACGTGCAGGCGGGTGCCGCCATCCGGGACGCCAAGGACGTGCTGGCGTCTGACGTCCTGGTCAAG GTGCGTGCGCCCCTGGTCAACGAGATCGAGCTGATGAAGGAGTCGGCCACGCTGTTCAGCTTCGTGTACCCGGCCCAGAACCCCGAGCTGCTGGAGTTGCTGGCCCAGAAGAAGGCCACCGTGCTGGCCATGGACCAGGTGCCCCGCGTCACCATCGCCCAGGGCTTCGACGCGCTCAGCTCCATGGCCAACATCTCCGG ATACAAGGCAGTGGTGTTGGCGGCCAACAGCTTCGGCCGCTTCTTCACTGGACAGATCACCGCTGCCGGGAAGGTCCCCCCTGCAAAG gtgctcATCATTGGCGGGGGTGTGGCAGGGCTGGCTGCAGCCGGTACTGCCAGGGCGATGGGAGCCATCGTCAGGGGATTCGACACCCG aGCTGCAGCCCTGGAGCAGTTCAAGTCCCTGGGGGCGGAGCCTCTGGAGGTGGACTTCAAGGAGTCCGGAGAAGGCCAGGGGGGCTACGCCAAGGAGATGTCCCCGGAGTTCATTGAGGCCGAGATGAAGCTGTTCGCCAAGCAGTGTCTGGAGGTGGACATCCTAATCAGCACAGCCCTCATCCCCG GCCGGAAGGCCCCCATCCTCATCACCACGCCCATGGTGGAGAGCATGAAGGACGGCTCGGTGGTGGTGGACCTGGCCGCCGAGGCTGGAGGGAACATCGAGACCACGGTGCCAGGAGAGCTCAGCGTTCACAAG GGCGTGACCCACGTGGGCTTCACGGACCTGCCCAGCCGCCTGCCCACCCAGTCCAGCACGCTGTACTCCAACaacatcaccaagctcatccgCGCCATCAGCCCCGGCACGGACAACTTCCACTTCAACGTGAAGGAGGAGTTTGACTACGGCACCATGGACCACGTCATCCGCGGCTCCGTCGTCATGCAG gacGGGAGGAACCTGTTCCCGGCCCCCCAGCCCAACAACCTGCCCGTGGCCGCGCCCCCCAAGTCCAAGAGTGTGAAGGAACTGGCGGCGGAGAAGGCTGCCGAGGTGTCCCCCTTCAGGACCAACCTCACCACCGCTAGCATTTACACTGGAG GCTTTGGCACCCTGCTGGGCCTGGGCCTCTCCGCCCCCAACGCGGGCTTCACCCAGATGGTGACGGTGTTCGGGCTGGCGGGCATCGTGGGCTACCACACGGTGTGGGGCGTCAGCTCGGCCCTGCACTCGCCGCTCATGTCCGTCACCAACGCCATCTCAG gtCTGACGGCCGTGGGTGGTCTGTCACTGATGGGCGGCGGCtacacccccaccaacaccgccGAGACGCTGGCCGTGCTCGCGGCCTTCATCTCCTCCGTCAACATCGCCG GTGGCTTCCTGGTGACCAAGAAGATGTTGGACATGTTCAAGAGGCCCACTGACCCCCCGGAGTACAACTACCTCTACCTGCTGCCCACCGGGGTCTTCGTGGGGGGCTACGGTGCGGCGTTGCAGGCGGGGTACAACATTGAACAG atgatGTACCTCGGCTCGGGGCTGTGCTGCGTGGGGGCGCTGGCCGGCCTGTCCAACCAGAAGACGGCCCGCCTGGGCAACGCCCTGGGCATGATGGGCGTGGCGGGGGGCATCGCGGCGGCCCTGGGCTACCTCAAACCCTCCCCCGAGCTCCTGGCCCAGATGAGCGTGGCCATGGCGGTGGGCGGGACGGCGG gtctggGCATCGCTAAGAGGATCCAGATCAGCGACCTGCCGCAGCTGGTGGCGGCCTTCCACAGCCTGGTGGGCCTGGCCGCCGTGCTGACCTGCGTGGCCGAGTACATGATCGAGTACCCCCACTTCGCCACCGACCCCGCCGCCAACTTCATCAAGATCGTGGCCTACATGGGCACCTTCATCGGGGGCGTGACCTTCAGCGGCTCCCTGGTGGCCTACGGAAACTGCAAG G GCACGCTGAGCAGCGCTCCCCTGGCCCTCCCCGGCCGCCACGCCATCAACGCCACCCTCATGGCCGCCAGCGTGGCGGGCATGATCCCCTACATGATGGACCCCAGCTACCTGACGGGCATCACCTGCCTGGGCTCCGTGTCCGCCCTCTCCGCCATCATG gggGTGACCCTGACCGCGGCCATCGGGGGGGCCGAATAccgccccccccggggggccccgccccccaccccccattgCCAGTGGTGCTGGTGCCACAGCTACTCCGGCTGGGCCCTCTGCGCCGAGGGCTTCCTGCTCAACAACAACCTGCTGACCATCGTGGGGGCCCTCATCGGCTCCTCGGGGGCCATCCTGTCCTACATCATGTGTGTG GCCATGAACCGCTCCCTGACCAACGTGATCCTGGGGGGCTACGgcacctcctccaccggctCAGGCAAGCCCATGGAGATCACGGGCACGCACACGGAGGTCAACGTGGACCAGACGGTGGAGATGATCAAGGACGCGCAGAGCATCATCATCACcccgg GTTACGGCCTGTGTGCTGCCAAGGCCCAGTACCCCATCGCCGAGCTGGTCAAGATGCTCTCTGAGGCCGGCAAGCAAGTCAG GTTCGGGGTCCACCCGGTGGCTGGACGTATGCCAGGGCAGCTCAACGTGCTGCTGGCGGAGGCCGGCGTGCCCTACGACATCGtcctggagatggaggagatcaACGACGACTTCAAAG AGACTGACCTGGTTATGGTGATCGGGGCCAACGATACGGTGAACTCCGCCTCCCAGGAAGACCCCAACTCCATCATCGCCGGCATGCCGGTTCTGGAGGTGTGGAAGGCCAAGCAG